One genomic window of Polyangium aurulentum includes the following:
- a CDS encoding helix-turn-helix domain-containing protein — translation MSRLRRVIAVGGGRGGVGKTLLTVNLGVYFAQLGREVVVCDTDPFGSNLHGVLGLETPPLVTSEALEEGKAKPVPTIVPGLRLLPTAYDPMTATPIRPSRGSHWARQIEKLDVDYVLLNLGASTTASTLDLFLQADVGICVTAPEPLAIETAYRFCRALYLRVLRRALTKERFKLRLVERVIAALPPLAPPPQIVAEIKRYDDGVAKVAAQEMLRVVAHLVVGQTRLRSDVDLGPAMSTIAERFLGITLDYLGHIEHDDAVWLTVRRRQPLLIDSPTSKSARNIERVARRILALIAAQSTRRVELSQRAAAAQARASLPVTLYDVLGVPRTAADDEIRRAVKRQREIFREGSLPLCSVVSPEVLKQVQARIEEAHDTLLDPVRRRAYDLSTFPDDAPAAMPPARLQSAAQAAELAMMQAELAREINAETQFTGDLLRKVRESQGIDLMDIASRTKITIAHLAAIENESFGELPAAVYVQGFVQQIAKFLKLDPAQVGKTYMRRLRDLAGGRTRGGG, via the coding sequence ATGTCCCGTCTGCGTCGCGTCATCGCCGTGGGCGGCGGCCGCGGAGGCGTGGGCAAGACGCTGCTCACCGTCAACCTGGGCGTCTACTTCGCCCAGCTCGGCCGCGAGGTCGTCGTCTGCGACACCGACCCGTTCGGCTCGAACCTGCACGGCGTGCTCGGCCTCGAGACGCCGCCGCTCGTGACCAGCGAGGCGCTCGAGGAGGGCAAGGCCAAGCCCGTTCCCACGATCGTGCCCGGCCTGCGGCTCTTGCCCACCGCGTACGACCCGATGACCGCGACGCCCATCCGGCCGAGCCGCGGCTCGCACTGGGCGCGCCAGATCGAGAAGCTCGACGTCGACTACGTCCTTCTGAACCTCGGCGCCTCGACCACGGCCTCGACGCTCGACCTGTTCTTGCAAGCCGACGTGGGCATCTGCGTGACCGCGCCCGAGCCGCTCGCGATCGAGACCGCGTACCGCTTCTGCCGCGCGCTCTACCTGCGCGTCCTGCGGCGCGCGCTCACCAAGGAGCGCTTCAAGCTGCGCCTCGTCGAGCGCGTGATCGCCGCCCTCCCGCCGCTCGCGCCGCCGCCCCAGATCGTGGCCGAGATCAAGCGCTACGACGACGGCGTCGCCAAGGTCGCGGCGCAGGAGATGCTCCGCGTGGTCGCGCACCTCGTCGTGGGCCAGACGCGCCTGCGCTCCGACGTCGACCTCGGCCCCGCGATGTCCACCATCGCCGAGCGCTTCCTCGGCATCACGCTCGACTACCTCGGCCACATCGAGCACGACGACGCCGTGTGGCTCACGGTGCGCCGCCGCCAGCCGCTGCTCATCGACAGCCCGACCTCGAAGAGCGCGCGCAACATCGAGCGCGTCGCGCGCCGCATCCTCGCCCTCATCGCCGCGCAGAGCACCCGCCGCGTCGAGCTGTCGCAGCGCGCCGCCGCCGCCCAGGCCCGCGCCTCGCTGCCCGTCACGCTCTACGACGTGCTCGGCGTCCCTCGCACCGCGGCCGACGACGAGATCCGCAGGGCCGTCAAGCGCCAGCGCGAGATCTTCCGCGAGGGCAGCCTGCCGCTGTGCTCGGTGGTCTCGCCCGAGGTGCTGAAGCAGGTGCAGGCGCGCATCGAGGAGGCCCACGACACGCTGCTCGATCCGGTGCGGCGCCGCGCCTACGATCTGTCGACCTTCCCCGACGACGCGCCGGCCGCGATGCCGCCCGCGCGCCTGCAGTCGGCCGCGCAGGCGGCGGAGCTGGCCATGATGCAGGCCGAGCTCGCGCGCGAGATCAACGCCGAGACGCAGTTCACGGGCGACCTTCTCCGCAAGGTGCGCGAGTCGCAAGGCATCGACCTGATGGACATCGCCTCGCGCACCAAGATCACCATCGCGCACCTCGCCGCGATCGAGAACGAGTCCTTCGGCGAGCTCCCCGCGGCCGTGTACGTGCAGGGCTTCGTGCAGCAGATCGCGAAGTTCTTGAAGCTCGACCCCGCCCAGGTGGGCAAGACGTACATGCGGCGGCTGCGCGACCTCGCCGGCGGCCGCACGAGGGGCGGTGGATAG
- a CDS encoding TerB family tellurite resistance protein, with protein sequence MLKSLSHEDRLRLMRFVCSFAWADLEVKAKERALVHKMVKELDLDPEEAKLVEGWLKVPPAAEEVDPATIPRAHRQIVLDAVRRMIKVDGNVDPEEAESLALLEQLLV encoded by the coding sequence ATGCTGAAGAGCCTGAGCCATGAGGACCGTCTGCGCCTGATGCGGTTCGTATGCTCGTTCGCGTGGGCCGACCTCGAGGTCAAAGCCAAGGAGCGCGCCCTCGTTCACAAGATGGTCAAGGAGCTCGACCTCGACCCCGAAGAGGCCAAGCTGGTCGAAGGCTGGCTCAAGGTGCCTCCGGCCGCCGAAGAGGTCGACCCGGCCACGATTCCTCGCGCGCACCGGCAGATCGTCCTCGACGCCGTCCGGCGCATGATCAAGGTCGACGGCAATGTCGACCCCGAGGAAGCCGAGAGCCTGGCCCTGCTCGAGCAGCTTCTCGTCTGA
- a CDS encoding ATP-binding protein has protein sequence MHVAKIEIRNVKGFGEGEEGVDLDLTQGGAREDLAGWTVLAGPNGSGKTTVLQAVAMGIVDSRLYFSVADQLVGWVRRGAWEAWLGLRFLPDHEEPPDSSPREVVEHHIDWSSEDRGGELGAFPGDFFASTEKQGGWFAAAYGSSRRVVGRIEEAGGDPANHPRRLALMGLFRQDAYLAESVQWLKSLDYRALKADASARELRDGIIALLNDGLLPGDVKIVGVDPDGLRVMSRGTELLLQRLGDGYRTTAAFVVDLLMHMARVFSKRALVEFRDGRPIVPHSGVVLVDEMELHLHPQWQQKIGFWLKEHFPKVQFIVTTHSPFICQAADTLVRLSPPGEGRTAAEIVDEETFRRVVGGGADDAVVSDLFGLPHPHSAEVEWARERLASLEAKELRGNLTDAERGELAGLQNKLPYAPGASVERVLRKVAAAE, from the coding sequence GTGCACGTCGCGAAGATCGAGATCCGGAACGTGAAGGGGTTCGGGGAGGGGGAGGAGGGCGTCGACCTCGACCTGACCCAGGGGGGCGCGCGGGAGGATCTCGCGGGCTGGACGGTGCTCGCGGGGCCGAATGGGAGCGGGAAGACGACGGTGCTCCAGGCGGTCGCGATGGGGATCGTGGACTCCAGGCTCTACTTCTCCGTGGCAGACCAGCTCGTTGGATGGGTCCGTCGAGGCGCGTGGGAAGCCTGGCTGGGATTGCGATTTCTGCCCGATCATGAAGAGCCGCCGGACTCTTCCCCTCGGGAGGTCGTCGAGCATCACATCGACTGGTCATCCGAAGATCGGGGAGGCGAGCTCGGCGCATTTCCTGGCGATTTCTTCGCGAGCACCGAGAAGCAGGGCGGCTGGTTCGCGGCTGCCTATGGCTCCAGCCGACGCGTCGTCGGTCGCATCGAGGAGGCCGGCGGAGACCCGGCGAACCATCCCCGTAGGCTCGCGCTCATGGGCCTTTTTCGCCAGGACGCGTATCTCGCCGAGAGCGTTCAGTGGCTCAAGTCGCTCGACTACCGGGCTTTGAAGGCCGATGCCTCGGCCCGCGAGCTTCGCGACGGGATCATCGCCCTGCTCAACGATGGTCTCCTGCCCGGCGACGTGAAGATCGTCGGCGTGGATCCGGACGGCTTGAGGGTGATGAGCCGCGGCACCGAGCTCCTGCTCCAGAGGCTTGGCGACGGCTATCGCACGACCGCAGCCTTCGTCGTCGATCTCCTGATGCACATGGCCCGCGTCTTCTCCAAGCGCGCGCTCGTCGAGTTCCGTGACGGGCGACCCATCGTGCCGCACTCGGGTGTGGTCCTCGTCGACGAGATGGAGCTGCACCTCCACCCGCAGTGGCAGCAGAAGATCGGCTTCTGGCTCAAGGAGCACTTCCCGAAGGTGCAGTTCATCGTGACCACGCACAGCCCCTTCATCTGCCAGGCGGCCGACACGCTCGTGCGCCTCTCGCCGCCTGGTGAAGGCCGCACGGCCGCCGAGATCGTGGATGAGGAGACGTTCCGCCGCGTGGTCGGCGGCGGCGCCGATGACGCGGTCGTGAGCGATCTCTTCGGCCTCCCGCACCCGCACTCCGCCGAGGTGGAGTGGGCCCGCGAGCGCCTGGCCTCCCTCGAAGCCAAGGAGCTACGCGGCAACCTCACCGACGCCGAACGCGGCGAGCTCGCGGGTCTACAGAACAAGCTGCCCTACGCGCCCGGCGCCTCCGTGGAGCGCGTGCTGCGCAAGGTGGCCGCCGCCGAATGA
- a CDS encoding LysM peptidoglycan-binding domain-containing protein, whose translation MSRTGPASRRWPKARALLAIAAASTLLASTPRPAVAFPHVVRAGETLAQIAERIYGRVEMEQLLVAANALDAGGGVPIVPGMRLEIPSVAHHRVNAGETWTSLAETLLGHPDRSDVLALSNNAMPWIAPVEGQEIRIPYNLRYVVGPGDSTLTIAYRFLGQRDKAWMLDRYNRLGGDPVRRGEVVLVPLTELELTPAGKAEAASAGALVRSEGAGRARDAQRRAEVELPQLAADLRSGRYVDAIARSNRLLGSGDLTRAQLATVHRGLVEAYVALDAQGLAETSCLLWREADPQLVLDPVELSPKILRACMSATTLGAAAPSPPLGAPAASIPTAMPGRAPGGGR comes from the coding sequence GTGTCACGGACAGGTCCCGCAAGCCGCCGCTGGCCCAAGGCCCGCGCCCTCCTCGCGATCGCGGCCGCCTCGACGCTCCTCGCCTCCACGCCCCGGCCCGCGGTAGCGTTCCCCCACGTCGTGCGCGCGGGCGAGACGCTCGCCCAGATCGCCGAGCGCATCTACGGCCGCGTCGAGATGGAGCAGCTCCTCGTCGCCGCCAACGCGCTCGACGCAGGCGGCGGCGTGCCCATCGTGCCCGGCATGCGCCTCGAGATCCCCTCGGTCGCGCACCACCGCGTGAACGCTGGCGAGACGTGGACCTCGCTCGCCGAGACGCTCCTCGGCCACCCCGATCGCAGCGACGTCCTCGCGCTCTCCAACAACGCGATGCCCTGGATCGCGCCGGTCGAAGGCCAGGAGATCCGCATCCCGTACAACCTGCGCTACGTCGTGGGCCCGGGCGACTCGACGCTGACCATCGCCTACCGCTTCCTCGGCCAGCGCGACAAGGCGTGGATGCTCGACCGCTACAACCGCCTCGGCGGCGATCCGGTGCGCCGCGGCGAGGTGGTGCTCGTGCCGCTCACCGAGCTCGAGCTGACGCCCGCGGGCAAGGCGGAGGCCGCGAGCGCAGGCGCGCTCGTGCGCTCGGAGGGCGCAGGTCGTGCCCGCGATGCGCAGCGCCGCGCCGAGGTCGAGCTGCCCCAGCTCGCGGCCGACCTTCGAAGCGGCCGCTACGTCGACGCGATCGCGCGCTCGAATCGCCTGCTCGGCTCGGGCGATCTGACGCGCGCGCAGCTCGCCACCGTGCACCGCGGGCTCGTCGAGGCCTACGTCGCGCTCGACGCGCAGGGCCTCGCGGAGACGTCGTGCCTGCTCTGGCGCGAGGCCGATCCGCAGCTCGTGCTCGATCCGGTCGAGCTGAGCCCCAAGATCCTCCGCGCCTGCATGAGCGCGACCACGCTCGGCGCCGCCGCGCCCTCGCCGCCGCTCGGCGCTCCCGCCGCTTCCATCCCCACCGCGATGCCGGGCCGCGCGCCTGGCGGAGGTCGTTGA
- a CDS encoding sigma 54-interacting transcriptional regulator, translating to MMTAEYLQHDSNPPSQTRTVRQGAASAEPRIVGGSAAIQDLVRTLHELARSRGPVLVTGESGTGKGHFAHALHQLSPRRERPFVRIACEGPEAKVDHEALLSALANTEGGTLFVDGIEHLSADLQDQLLTVITSDADVRVVASASRPLHEAVEAGRFRADLHALFSEGTLRLPSLGERVEDIPALARHFFDAAVARLRRSALRGISPEAMAVLEGHAWTDNVRGLERAIEQAVTFAEGPYVTASDLPEELRQPLSSANPRIVSTLPAQGMDLRAAVEEFETRMILQALERTGWNKNRAARLLGLNRTTLVEMIKRKRLAPPLPLRGAMSNLGRRRPGAFEEEDGSAAAE from the coding sequence ATGATGACGGCCGAGTATCTTCAGCATGACTCCAATCCTCCTTCGCAGACTCGCACCGTGCGCCAGGGCGCGGCGTCCGCCGAACCCAGGATTGTGGGAGGGAGCGCCGCGATTCAGGACCTGGTGCGCACCCTTCACGAGCTCGCCCGGTCGCGCGGCCCGGTGCTCGTCACCGGCGAGAGCGGGACGGGCAAGGGGCACTTCGCCCACGCGCTGCACCAGCTGAGCCCGCGCCGCGAGAGGCCGTTCGTGCGGATCGCGTGTGAAGGTCCCGAGGCGAAGGTCGATCATGAAGCACTTCTGAGCGCGCTCGCGAATACCGAGGGGGGCACGCTGTTCGTCGATGGGATTGAACATCTCAGCGCCGATTTGCAGGACCAGCTCCTCACGGTGATCACGAGCGACGCCGACGTGCGGGTGGTGGCGTCGGCGAGCCGCCCGCTGCACGAGGCGGTCGAGGCGGGGCGGTTCCGCGCCGACCTGCACGCGCTCTTCTCGGAGGGCACGCTGCGGCTGCCTTCGCTCGGCGAGCGGGTCGAGGACATCCCGGCGCTCGCGCGCCACTTCTTCGACGCGGCCGTCGCGCGCCTGCGCCGGAGCGCGCTGCGCGGCATCTCGCCCGAGGCGATGGCGGTGCTCGAGGGGCACGCGTGGACCGACAACGTCCGCGGCCTCGAGCGCGCGATCGAGCAGGCGGTGACGTTCGCGGAGGGTCCGTACGTGACGGCGTCGGATCTGCCGGAGGAGCTGCGCCAGCCGCTGTCGAGCGCCAACCCGCGGATCGTGTCGACGCTGCCCGCGCAGGGCATGGATCTGCGCGCGGCGGTGGAGGAGTTCGAGACGCGGATGATCCTGCAGGCGCTCGAGCGCACGGGCTGGAACAAGAACCGCGCGGCGCGTCTCCTCGGCCTGAACCGCACGACGCTGGTCGAGATGATCAAGCGCAAGCGCCTCGCCCCGCCGCTGCCCCTGCGCGGCGCGATGAGCAACCTCGGCCGCCGGCGCCCCGGCGCATTCGAGGAAGAGGACGGATCGGCCGCCGCGGAGTGA
- a CDS encoding ArnT family glycosyltransferase, which translates to MDRPVHRGRDLVFTAALFVVALLPRLYVAIAWAREPVWDGHYYDFGARRIAEGFGYSDDLTIGGHTVWHPWCHYPVGYSGFLAIFYRIFGSGPSVAPLVNAFTGALIAVLAHRLARFATSTPRARLAGLVAALDPGLVIYAALVMTEPLAALGLLAAAWLVARDVDRHPIRGALLAGIALGLTTLVRPQSLLCAPALGLFALQRGDVRAGLRRGLVTAGVALATSLAVVAPWTLRNCKVMDGCALVSTNGGWNLAIGAFPRATGRFETLRASDGCPVVTGQVQQDRCWMREGIRWIKEDPARWLALAPKKLEHTFDHESFPIGYLGEANPAAWPEERKATGRNVLRVVHCALLALAALGLVAWPFGRGMTLVARLTQAGALALVLALVARGVLADTHPFWPLAVAIPVLAALPLPGAPPRAGVIGYLAFAVASVALTHVIFFGEDRYHMVVTPALCVLAACALRTRGRP; encoded by the coding sequence GTGGATAGGCCGGTACATCGAGGCCGCGACCTCGTCTTCACGGCCGCGCTCTTCGTCGTGGCGCTCTTGCCGCGGCTCTACGTGGCCATCGCCTGGGCGCGTGAGCCCGTGTGGGACGGGCACTACTACGACTTCGGCGCCCGCCGCATCGCCGAGGGCTTCGGCTACTCGGACGACCTGACCATCGGCGGCCACACGGTCTGGCACCCGTGGTGCCATTACCCCGTCGGCTACAGCGGCTTCCTCGCGATCTTCTACCGCATCTTCGGCTCCGGCCCCTCGGTCGCGCCCCTCGTCAACGCGTTCACGGGCGCCCTCATCGCGGTGCTCGCGCACAGGCTCGCGCGCTTCGCCACATCGACACCCCGCGCGCGCCTCGCGGGCCTCGTCGCCGCGCTCGACCCGGGCCTCGTGATCTACGCCGCGCTCGTCATGACCGAGCCGCTCGCCGCGCTCGGGCTGCTCGCGGCCGCGTGGCTCGTGGCGCGCGACGTCGATCGCCATCCGATCCGCGGCGCCTTGCTCGCTGGCATCGCGCTCGGATTGACCACGCTCGTGCGCCCCCAGAGCTTGCTCTGCGCGCCCGCCTTGGGCCTGTTCGCCTTGCAACGAGGCGACGTGCGCGCGGGACTTCGCCGCGGCCTCGTCACCGCTGGCGTCGCGCTCGCCACCTCGCTCGCCGTCGTCGCGCCCTGGACCCTGCGCAACTGCAAGGTGATGGACGGCTGCGCGCTCGTGTCCACGAACGGCGGATGGAACCTCGCGATCGGCGCCTTCCCGCGCGCCACCGGCCGCTTCGAGACCTTGCGCGCGAGCGACGGCTGCCCCGTCGTCACCGGCCAGGTCCAGCAAGATCGCTGCTGGATGCGCGAGGGCATCCGCTGGATCAAAGAGGACCCCGCGCGCTGGCTCGCGCTCGCGCCGAAGAAGCTCGAGCACACCTTCGATCACGAGTCGTTCCCCATCGGCTACCTCGGCGAGGCCAACCCGGCCGCGTGGCCCGAGGAGCGCAAGGCGACGGGCCGCAACGTGCTCAGGGTCGTCCACTGCGCGCTGCTCGCTCTCGCCGCGCTCGGGCTCGTCGCCTGGCCGTTCGGCCGGGGCATGACGCTCGTGGCGCGTCTCACGCAAGCGGGGGCGCTCGCGCTCGTGCTCGCGCTCGTCGCGCGCGGGGTGCTCGCGGACACGCACCCGTTCTGGCCGCTCGCGGTCGCCATCCCGGTGCTCGCGGCCCTGCCTCTGCCCGGCGCGCCACCGCGGGCGGGCGTCATCGGCTATCTCGCGTTCGCCGTCGCCTCGGTCGCGCTCACGCACGTGATTTTCTTCGGCGAGGACCGCTATCACATGGTCGTCACGCCCGCGCTCTGCGTCCTCGCCGCCTGTGCGCTTCGGACCCGGGGACGTCCGTAA
- a CDS encoding ATP-grasp domain-containing protein, protein MVLRVGLLVGRERSFPDALIAEVARRDAGVVASYAELDITSIDRPPPYDVIVDRISHEVTCYQPILKLAVLAGVRVVNNPFWRIGDDKFFNAALASRLGVAVPKTVVLPSKSYGEDVSSATLHNLRYPLDWEGMARELGFPMFLKPHWGGGFRDIYRVDSMEELFRAYDRTGRLTMIAQEAIGWTQYVRCIVIGKEHVRPALWNPRLGHFERYVRARETMPELSPELTERVCEDARKLCRALGYDMNTVELAIRDGVPYAIDFMNSAPDFDISSLGEEHFPWVVEKMADLVIDLAKAPRPAEVRGWGEVLR, encoded by the coding sequence ATGGTCCTCCGTGTCGGCCTGCTCGTGGGCCGCGAACGCTCCTTCCCCGATGCCCTGATTGCCGAGGTCGCCCGCCGCGACGCTGGCGTGGTCGCGAGCTACGCCGAGCTCGACATCACCTCGATCGATCGTCCCCCGCCGTACGACGTGATCGTCGACCGCATCTCGCACGAGGTGACGTGTTACCAGCCGATCCTGAAGCTCGCGGTGCTCGCGGGCGTGCGGGTGGTGAACAACCCGTTCTGGCGGATCGGCGACGACAAGTTCTTCAACGCGGCGCTCGCGTCGCGGCTCGGGGTGGCCGTGCCGAAGACGGTGGTGTTGCCGTCGAAGTCGTACGGCGAAGACGTCTCCTCGGCGACGCTGCACAACCTGCGCTACCCGCTCGACTGGGAGGGGATGGCGCGCGAGCTGGGCTTCCCGATGTTCCTGAAGCCGCACTGGGGCGGCGGCTTCCGTGACATCTACCGGGTCGACTCGATGGAGGAGCTGTTCCGCGCCTACGACCGTACGGGCCGGCTGACGATGATCGCGCAGGAGGCGATCGGCTGGACGCAGTACGTGCGGTGCATCGTGATCGGCAAGGAGCACGTGCGCCCAGCGCTGTGGAACCCGCGCCTCGGGCACTTCGAGCGCTACGTGCGCGCGCGCGAGACGATGCCGGAGCTATCGCCCGAGCTGACGGAGCGCGTCTGCGAGGACGCGCGCAAGCTGTGCCGAGCGCTCGGCTACGACATGAACACGGTCGAGCTCGCGATCCGCGACGGTGTGCCGTACGCGATCGACTTCATGAACTCGGCGCCGGACTTCGACATCAGCTCGCTCGGCGAGGAGCACTTCCCCTGGGTGGTGGAGAAGATGGCCGACCTCGTGATCGACCTGGCCAAGGCGCCGAGGCCGGCAGAGGTGAGGGGCTGGGGAGAGGTGCTCAGGTAG
- a CDS encoding serine/threonine-protein kinase yields MSVQSSRVPVGQLAPGQIIASRYTIEAAVGEGMSGVVYAARRSPEGDRVALKVIRQHLLGDPHFAPRFEREAKILKRLEGNHIVRVLDVVEDDGLLALVLEYVEGQSLEAVLRERLPEPNEAVEIMLQVCAALGAAHAGGFVHRDLKPANVIIQGAIDDGSGPMVSVVDFGLAKALDTEPSEGTSLTERNMILGTPEYMAPEQVRGEPVDRRCDIYAAGVMLFEMLTGRVPFSGRTPIASMTAHLTEPVPSARAARPDRGISPALDAVVMRALAKSPDDRYPTSRALAEALSAARDPHLVIAPQAIVDADALATGDTELELKAVVQTLPMVPAPAPPSKTLADPVPAAVARPGQPPRWVWVVVAVIFAALAVAVGAIVGAR; encoded by the coding sequence GTGAGCGTCCAGAGCTCTCGCGTTCCGGTCGGGCAACTGGCCCCGGGTCAGATCATCGCCTCGCGCTACACGATCGAGGCCGCCGTCGGCGAGGGCATGAGCGGCGTCGTCTACGCCGCCCGCAGGAGCCCCGAGGGCGATCGCGTCGCGCTCAAGGTCATCCGCCAGCACCTGCTCGGCGACCCGCACTTCGCGCCCCGCTTCGAGCGCGAGGCGAAGATCCTGAAGCGGCTCGAGGGCAACCACATCGTGCGGGTGCTCGACGTCGTCGAGGACGACGGCTTGCTCGCGCTCGTGCTCGAGTACGTCGAGGGCCAGAGCCTCGAAGCGGTGCTGCGCGAGCGGCTGCCCGAGCCGAACGAGGCGGTGGAGATCATGCTCCAGGTCTGCGCCGCGCTCGGAGCGGCGCACGCGGGAGGCTTCGTGCATCGCGACCTGAAGCCCGCGAACGTGATCATCCAGGGCGCCATCGACGACGGCTCCGGGCCCATGGTCTCGGTCGTCGATTTCGGCCTCGCCAAGGCGCTCGACACCGAGCCAAGCGAGGGCACCTCGCTCACCGAGCGCAACATGATCCTCGGGACGCCCGAGTACATGGCCCCCGAGCAGGTGCGCGGCGAGCCGGTCGATCGGCGCTGCGACATCTACGCCGCCGGCGTGATGCTCTTCGAGATGCTCACCGGACGCGTCCCCTTCAGCGGACGCACGCCCATCGCGTCCATGACCGCGCACCTGACCGAGCCCGTCCCTTCGGCGCGCGCGGCGCGGCCCGATCGAGGCATCTCGCCCGCGCTCGACGCGGTCGTCATGCGCGCCCTCGCCAAGAGCCCGGACGACCGCTACCCGACCTCCCGCGCGCTCGCCGAGGCCCTCTCCGCTGCGCGCGATCCGCACCTCGTCATCGCGCCGCAGGCGATCGTCGACGCCGACGCCCTCGCGACGGGCGACACCGAGCTCGAGCTCAAGGCCGTCGTCCAGACGCTCCCCATGGTGCCCGCGCCCGCGCCGCCCTCGAAGACCCTCGCCGACCCCGTTCCTGCCGCTGTCGCACGCCCCGGGCAGCCTCCGCGCTGGGTGTGGGTCGTCGTGGCCGTCATCTTTGCGGCGCTCGCCGTGGCAGTGGGCGCGATCGTCGGCGCGCGTTGA
- a CDS encoding MYXO-CTERM sorting domain-containing protein produces the protein MTRRLLALGAFALPLLAGIRAAQADVIAAPCEKDPHYCAIGPIKFDRSDSLPIEWSFDTGWTPQGSPLQVHLWAGVYATTRVSLDGALETRWPEALVLRTPGDPEGGLIGYHYGVELGAEAKVHISVAGQDYDWTGDIPYIPQIDFQVKGLQAFDAWGFDPGVTLSSKTAPQTIIQVGIGDIIGKSIPGIDGGLEVDVAMELAATYRTERLVIETDEGEPVAGGDITSEDGETSTKYQNGPAVDLAVHPEGVIDYDGVIHLIPAFWVELLGKSWSIPIADIPIGFPITQTKWVFDAQRVHVPLPDVVLDKVEIDFGEVEVGQKKLVNFSAWNAGEALAKLAVVSSNPEVFPAWDPSLDVDPGITADSAVRFMPRANGPFVATLFVASNDPSDPVQEIVLKGVGFGGPGAFDADISQDAGCACRTAAPDPSAPASAPPALALFGAVAVAFFRRRQYVGRQ, from the coding sequence ATGACCCGACGCTTGCTTGCTCTTGGCGCATTCGCGCTGCCGCTCCTCGCTGGCATTCGTGCGGCCCAGGCCGACGTGATCGCCGCGCCTTGCGAGAAGGACCCGCATTATTGCGCCATCGGCCCCATCAAGTTCGACCGCAGCGACTCGCTGCCCATCGAATGGTCCTTCGATACCGGATGGACGCCGCAGGGCTCGCCGCTCCAGGTGCACCTGTGGGCGGGCGTCTACGCCACCACGCGCGTGTCGCTCGATGGCGCGCTCGAGACGCGCTGGCCCGAGGCGCTCGTGCTGCGCACGCCCGGCGATCCGGAAGGCGGCCTGATCGGCTACCACTACGGCGTCGAGCTCGGCGCCGAGGCCAAGGTCCACATCTCGGTCGCGGGGCAGGACTACGACTGGACGGGCGACATCCCGTACATCCCCCAGATCGATTTCCAGGTGAAGGGCCTGCAGGCGTTCGACGCGTGGGGCTTCGATCCCGGCGTCACGCTCTCGAGCAAGACGGCCCCGCAGACGATCATCCAGGTCGGCATCGGCGACATCATCGGCAAGTCGATCCCGGGCATCGATGGCGGGCTCGAGGTCGACGTCGCCATGGAGCTCGCGGCCACGTACCGGACCGAGCGCCTCGTGATCGAGACCGACGAGGGCGAGCCGGTGGCCGGCGGCGACATCACCTCGGAGGACGGCGAGACGAGCACCAAGTATCAGAACGGCCCCGCGGTCGACCTCGCCGTGCACCCCGAGGGCGTCATCGACTACGACGGCGTCATCCACCTGATCCCGGCCTTCTGGGTGGAGCTGCTCGGCAAGAGCTGGTCGATCCCGATCGCCGACATCCCGATCGGCTTTCCGATCACGCAGACCAAGTGGGTCTTCGACGCCCAGCGCGTGCACGTGCCGCTGCCGGACGTCGTGCTCGACAAGGTCGAGATCGACTTCGGCGAGGTCGAGGTCGGGCAGAAGAAGCTCGTCAACTTCAGCGCGTGGAACGCGGGCGAGGCCCTCGCCAAGCTCGCGGTCGTCAGCAGCAACCCCGAGGTCTTCCCGGCGTGGGATCCGAGCCTCGACGTCGATCCCGGCATCACGGCCGACTCCGCCGTGCGCTTCATGCCGAGGGCCAACGGCCCGTTTGTCGCGACGCTCTTCGTGGCCTCGAACGATCCGAGCGACCCGGTGCAGGAGATCGTCCTCAAGGGCGTGGGCTTCGGCGGCCCCGGCGCCTTCGACGCCGACATCTCGCAGGATGCCGGCTGCGCCTGCCGCACGGCCGCCCCCGATCCGTCCGCGCCTGCCTCCGCCCCCCCCGCCCTCGCCCTCTTCGGCGCCGTCGCGGTCGCATTCTTCCGTCGGCGCCAATACGTGGGTCGTCAGTGA